One window from the genome of Lachancea thermotolerans CBS 6340 chromosome B complete sequence encodes:
- a CDS encoding KLTH0B10230p (some similarities with uniprot|P36034 Saccharomyces cerevisiae YKL219W COS9 Protein of unknown function member of a family of conserved often subtelomerically-encoded proteins), whose protein sequence is MKGERAEEHLIQTPHVDDQNLRLPRDTFPNRFLYEISRHRTFVIAVSSELILYAFSIYRGLTSKDRDIGFLIALFMIVLGSTGIILTGIITICLLNDCGTDPSNTLHFMKEIVAVGLQMEMREWDIIAARMNRVFYLNNSWATPYFFYDGEACHSFFKNYYLKHYSRGEKTSGTNTYGLEEFQPFVDQAVEAYKKSETRMCSPF, encoded by the coding sequence ATGAAAGGGGAAAGAGCAGAAGAGCATTTGATTCAAACTCCACATGTGGATGATCAAAACCTGAGGCTTCCTCGCGATACTTTCCCTAACAGGTTTCTATACGAGATTAGTCGCCACAGAACCTTTGTAATTGCTGTTAGCTCGGAGCTGATATTGTATGCTTTTTCGATTTACAGAGGTCTGACCAGCAAGGATCGCGATATAGGGTTTTTGATTGCGCTTTTTATGATAGTATTAGGATCTACCGGTATTATACTAACAGGCATCATTACCATATGCTTGCTGAACGACTGTGGGACAGATCCATCAAATACACTGCATTTTATGAAAGAAATAGTTGCTGTAGGACTACAAATGGAAATGAGAGAGTGGGATATTATAGCCGCTAGAATGAACAGGGTTTTTTACCTTAATAATTCATGGGCAACCCCTTATTTTTTTTACGACGGAGAAGCGTGTCATTCTTTCTTTAAAAACTACTACCTTAAGCATTATTCAAGAGGAGAAAAAACCAGTGGCACGAATACATACGGTCTCGAAGAATTTCAACCTTTTGTCGACCAAGCTGTGGAAGCATACAAAAAAAGCGAGACAAGGATGTGCAGTCCATTTTGA